The following proteins are co-located in the Solea solea chromosome 21, fSolSol10.1, whole genome shotgun sequence genome:
- the rab3gap1 gene encoding rab3 GTPase-activating protein catalytic subunit isoform X3 — MAADSDPESEVFEITDFTTASEWERFVSRIEEVLNDWKLIGNSAGRLPVEKGEYNRCSWGEKAQEINFADFKFLITHYFLIEEQETNDEKDKHEEDAFPLAMQDLLCMNNDFPPRAHCLVRWYGVREFVVITPGTNCEAVISESKCNLLHSSISISLANSGCQVPVFVQIQQKWRKMYAGECQGPGVRTDFEMVHLRKVPSQYNHLSGLLDIFKSKIGCNLSPQPPVNIAIRFTYILQDWQQHSWPQQPPDFDTLLGSEVGGVEFGKLPFGACEEPISELHLATTWPHLTEGIVVDNEVYSDLDPVQAPHWSVRVRAAENPQCLLGDLLTEFLKLGGRKESTEEVLGRRMVEDDGKENSDISSALSKLTEPTATVPISKLSVSNMVHSARKHIRRHRRNDESPLNADVLNSVLLYLFPDAAVEKSSDNSKNKAAKINSCGKVDQDKNSDYNLFLQLKSAPSDSLTFRLALCVCLVNYNHGGLRAVAHLWQEFVLELRYRWENNYLIYGLTGGSPDLRCCLLHQKLQMLNCCIERRRARDEARKLQDDNKERERKVSGGGPNSSQRPESATLTATAAGSTKEVSPGKSWDSWSDSEEEFFECLSDQGEAEAQHNDGEKNGSKTKPEGRLHPFNNMTLLNLSEPLYVPVTQEPAPMTEDLLEEQSEVLAKLGTSAEGTHLRARMQSACLLSDMESFKAANPGCVLEDFVRWYSPRDYVEEEVADEKGDMVVKGSLSPRMKIPGNMWVEAWDTARVIPVRRQKRLFDDTKEAEKVLHYLALQKPADLTRHLLPCIIHAAILKLKEEELVEDIPSVKKSIQQAISQACKLLHPYNQDSKKLEDFINQLISMEIAITRARSLKAKFAVNDAEKGENRDELEKFVGSLLEEPEVVVIGAGQGPAGSIIHRLFVNSQRLTDFTSDEAALLSPLDEDSGSDRKSTGGSNKVPDFPSPAGREILLRTCVPRPAPYSKPLPQRLFCVLMREEFRLAGAFSLDTSFF; from the exons ATGGCTGCCGACAGTGAC CCCGAGTCTGAGGTGTTTGAGATCACCGACTTCACCACAGCGTCGGAGTGGGAACG GTTTGTGTCAAGAATCGAGGAAGTGCTTAATGACTGGAAGCTGATTGGTAATTCTGCAGGACGGTTGCCCGTAGAAAAG GGTGAATACAACAGATGCTCCTGGGGCGAGAAAGCTCAAGAAATAAATTTCGCTGACTTTAAGTTCTTAATAACTCACTACTTCCTGATAGAAGAACAGGAGACGAACGATGAGAAGGACAAGCATGAGGAAG ATGCCTTCCCCTTGGCAATGCAGGACCTTCTGTGTATGAATAATGATTTCCCTCCTCGAGCCCACTGTCTGGTCAGATG GTATGGTGTACGAGAATTTGTGGTCATCACCCCTGGAACTAACTGTGAGGCCGTCATCAGCGAGTCAAAATGCAATCTGCTCCACAGCTCCATCTCCATTTCTCTGGCCAACAGTGGCTG CCAGGTCCCAGTGTTTGTTCAGATCCAGCAGAAGTGGAGGAAGATGTATGCCGGCGAGTGTCAGGGACCAGGTGTGCGCACTGACTTTGAGATGGTCCACCTCCGGAAGGTGCCGAGTCAGTACAACCACCTGTCTGGCCTGCTTGACATCTTCAAGTCTAAGATA GGTTGTAACCTGTCACCTCAACCACCGGTCAACATTGCAATCCGTTTTACCTACATTCTCCAGGATTGGCAGCAGCATTCGTGGCCACAGCAGCCTCCAG ACTTTGACACACTTCTTGGCAGTGAAGTGGGAGGAGTGGAGTTTGGGAAGCTTCCCTTTGGAGCCTGTGAGGAGCCGATCAG TGAACTTCATCTTGCAACCACTTGGCCTCACCTGACAGAGGGCATAGTCGTGGACAACGAAGTCTACAG TGACCTTGACCCCGTCCAAGCTCCTCACTGGTCAGTCCGAGTCAGGGCGGCAGaaaaccctcagtgtttgctgg gtgacttactaaccGAGTTCTTGAAGCTTGGTGGTAGGAAAGAATCAACAGAAGAAGTTCTTGGAAGACGAATGGTTGAAGACGATGGAAAAG AAAATAGTGACATCAGCTCTGCATTATCAAAGCTAACAGAGCCGACAGCAACGGTGCCAATCTCTAAACTGTCCGTCTCCAATATGGTGCACAGCGCCAGAAAACACATCAGGCGCCACAGACGCAACGATGAGTCGCCCCTCAACGCTGATGTATTAAATTCTGTCCTTCTG taTCTCTTTCCTGACGCTGCGGTGGAGAAGTCGTCAGACAACAGCAAGAACAAAGCTGCAAAGATAAACTCTTGTGGGAAAGTCGACCAAGATAAAAACTCTGACTAT AACCTTTTCCTCCAGCTGAAGTCAGCGCCCAGTGACAGTCTGACCTTCCGcctggcactgtgtgtgtgtctggtgaaCTATAATCACGGTGGACTGCGGGCCGTCGCCCACCTCTGGCAGGAGTTTGTGCTAGAGTTGCGTTACCGCTGGGAAAACAACTACCTCATTTATGG CCTGACTGGAGGATCTCCTGACCTTCGCTGTTGTCTTTTACATCAGAAGCTCCAG ATGCTGAACTGCTGCATTGAGAGGAGGAGGGCCAGGGATGAAGCTCGCAAGCTGCAAGACGataacaaagagagagagcgcaaaGTGTCAGGCGGCGGCCCGAACAGCAGCCAGAGACCGGAGTCCGCGACGTTAACGGCGACAGCAGCCGGCTCGACGAAGGAGGTGTCCCCGGGAAAGTCCTGGGACTCGTGGAGCGACAGCGAGGAGGAGTTCTTTGAGTGCCTCAGTGATCAGGGGGAGGCCGAAGCTCAGCATAACGACGGCGAAAAGAACGGAAGTAAAACCAAACCTGAGGGCAGACTGCACCCTTTTAACAACATGACTCTACTCAACTTGTCAGAACCTCTCTATGTTCCCGTTACACAG gaaccTGCTCCGATGACAGAGGATCTGTTGGAAGAGCAGTCAGAGGTTCTGGCCAAACTGGGCACATCAGCTGAAGGTACACACCTGCGTGCACGGATGCAGAGTGCCTGTCTACTCTCTGACATGGAGTCCTTTAAG GCGGCCAACCCGGGCTGTGTTCTGGAGGACTTTGTGCGCTGGTATTCGCCCCGCGATTACgtagaggaggaggtggcggaTGAGAAGGGTGACATGGTAGTGAAGGGCAGTCTTAGTCCCAGGATGAAGATCCCAGGCAACATGTGGGTGGAAGCGTGGGACACGGCCAGAGTGATACCTGTACGCCGCCAGAAAAGACTCTTTGATGATACTAAGGAGGCTGAGaag GTGCTGCATTATTTGGCGTTACAGAAGCCTGCAGATCTGACCCGCCATCTCCTGCCGTGCATAATTCATGCTGCTATTCTGAAGTTAAAAGAGGAGG aGTTGGTAGAAGATATTCCGTCGGTCAAGAAAAGCATTCAGCAGGCGATATCTCAAGCCTGTAAGCTGCTTCACCCCTACAACCAAGACAGCAAGAAGTTGGAG GATTTCATCAACCAGCTGATATCCATGGAGATAGCCATCACCCGAGCTCGCTCACTCAAGGCCAAGTTTGCTGTCAATGACGCCGAGAAAGGAGAGAACAGGGATGAATTGGAGAA GTTTGTGGGCTCACTGTTGGAGGAACCAGAGGTCGTAGTCATAGGAGCAGGTCAGGGCCCGGCTGGCAGCATCATTCACAGGCTGTTTGTCAACTCTCAGAGG CTGACTGACTTCACCAGTGATGAG
- the rab3gap1 gene encoding rab3 GTPase-activating protein catalytic subunit isoform X1 — MAADSDPESEVFEITDFTTASEWERFVSRIEEVLNDWKLIGNSAGRLPVEKGEYNRCSWGEKAQEINFADFKFLITHYFLIEEQETNDEKDKHEEDAFPLAMQDLLCMNNDFPPRAHCLVRWYGVREFVVITPGTNCEAVISESKCNLLHSSISISLANSGCQVPVFVQIQQKWRKMYAGECQGPGVRTDFEMVHLRKVPSQYNHLSGLLDIFKSKIGCNLSPQPPVNIAIRFTYILQDWQQHSWPQQPPDFDTLLGSEVGGVEFGKLPFGACEEPISELHLATTWPHLTEGIVVDNEVYSDLDPVQAPHWSVRVRAAENPQCLLGDLLTEFLKLGGRKESTEEVLGRRMVEDDGKENSDISSALSKLTEPTATVPISKLSVSNMVHSARKHIRRHRRNDESPLNADVLNSVLLYLFPDAAVEKSSDNSKNKAAKINSCGKVDQDKNSDYNLFLQLKSAPSDSLTFRLALCVCLVNYNHGGLRAVAHLWQEFVLELRYRWENNYLIYGLTGGSPDLRCCLLHQKLQMLNCCIERRRARDEARKLQDDNKERERKVSGGGPNSSQRPESATLTATAAGSTKEVSPGKSWDSWSDSEEEFFECLSDQGEAEAQHNDGEKNGSKTKPEGRLHPFNNMTLLNLSEPLYVPVTQEPAPMTEDLLEEQSEVLAKLGTSAEGTHLRARMQSACLLSDMESFKAANPGCVLEDFVRWYSPRDYVEEEVADEKGDMVVKGSLSPRMKIPGNMWVEAWDTARVIPVRRQKRLFDDTKEAEKVLHYLALQKPADLTRHLLPCIIHAAILKLKEEELVEDIPSVKKSIQQAISQACKLLHPYNQDSKKLESWSRINQRSVLHPRDFINQLISMEIAITRARSLKAKFAVNDAEKGENRDELEKFVGSLLEEPEVVVIGAGQGPAGSIIHRLFVNSQRLTDFTSDEAALLSPLDEDSGSDRKSTGGSNKVPDFPSPAGREILLRTCVPRPAPYSKPLPQRLFCVLMREEFRLAGAFSLDTSFF, encoded by the exons ATGGCTGCCGACAGTGAC CCCGAGTCTGAGGTGTTTGAGATCACCGACTTCACCACAGCGTCGGAGTGGGAACG GTTTGTGTCAAGAATCGAGGAAGTGCTTAATGACTGGAAGCTGATTGGTAATTCTGCAGGACGGTTGCCCGTAGAAAAG GGTGAATACAACAGATGCTCCTGGGGCGAGAAAGCTCAAGAAATAAATTTCGCTGACTTTAAGTTCTTAATAACTCACTACTTCCTGATAGAAGAACAGGAGACGAACGATGAGAAGGACAAGCATGAGGAAG ATGCCTTCCCCTTGGCAATGCAGGACCTTCTGTGTATGAATAATGATTTCCCTCCTCGAGCCCACTGTCTGGTCAGATG GTATGGTGTACGAGAATTTGTGGTCATCACCCCTGGAACTAACTGTGAGGCCGTCATCAGCGAGTCAAAATGCAATCTGCTCCACAGCTCCATCTCCATTTCTCTGGCCAACAGTGGCTG CCAGGTCCCAGTGTTTGTTCAGATCCAGCAGAAGTGGAGGAAGATGTATGCCGGCGAGTGTCAGGGACCAGGTGTGCGCACTGACTTTGAGATGGTCCACCTCCGGAAGGTGCCGAGTCAGTACAACCACCTGTCTGGCCTGCTTGACATCTTCAAGTCTAAGATA GGTTGTAACCTGTCACCTCAACCACCGGTCAACATTGCAATCCGTTTTACCTACATTCTCCAGGATTGGCAGCAGCATTCGTGGCCACAGCAGCCTCCAG ACTTTGACACACTTCTTGGCAGTGAAGTGGGAGGAGTGGAGTTTGGGAAGCTTCCCTTTGGAGCCTGTGAGGAGCCGATCAG TGAACTTCATCTTGCAACCACTTGGCCTCACCTGACAGAGGGCATAGTCGTGGACAACGAAGTCTACAG TGACCTTGACCCCGTCCAAGCTCCTCACTGGTCAGTCCGAGTCAGGGCGGCAGaaaaccctcagtgtttgctgg gtgacttactaaccGAGTTCTTGAAGCTTGGTGGTAGGAAAGAATCAACAGAAGAAGTTCTTGGAAGACGAATGGTTGAAGACGATGGAAAAG AAAATAGTGACATCAGCTCTGCATTATCAAAGCTAACAGAGCCGACAGCAACGGTGCCAATCTCTAAACTGTCCGTCTCCAATATGGTGCACAGCGCCAGAAAACACATCAGGCGCCACAGACGCAACGATGAGTCGCCCCTCAACGCTGATGTATTAAATTCTGTCCTTCTG taTCTCTTTCCTGACGCTGCGGTGGAGAAGTCGTCAGACAACAGCAAGAACAAAGCTGCAAAGATAAACTCTTGTGGGAAAGTCGACCAAGATAAAAACTCTGACTAT AACCTTTTCCTCCAGCTGAAGTCAGCGCCCAGTGACAGTCTGACCTTCCGcctggcactgtgtgtgtgtctggtgaaCTATAATCACGGTGGACTGCGGGCCGTCGCCCACCTCTGGCAGGAGTTTGTGCTAGAGTTGCGTTACCGCTGGGAAAACAACTACCTCATTTATGG CCTGACTGGAGGATCTCCTGACCTTCGCTGTTGTCTTTTACATCAGAAGCTCCAG ATGCTGAACTGCTGCATTGAGAGGAGGAGGGCCAGGGATGAAGCTCGCAAGCTGCAAGACGataacaaagagagagagcgcaaaGTGTCAGGCGGCGGCCCGAACAGCAGCCAGAGACCGGAGTCCGCGACGTTAACGGCGACAGCAGCCGGCTCGACGAAGGAGGTGTCCCCGGGAAAGTCCTGGGACTCGTGGAGCGACAGCGAGGAGGAGTTCTTTGAGTGCCTCAGTGATCAGGGGGAGGCCGAAGCTCAGCATAACGACGGCGAAAAGAACGGAAGTAAAACCAAACCTGAGGGCAGACTGCACCCTTTTAACAACATGACTCTACTCAACTTGTCAGAACCTCTCTATGTTCCCGTTACACAG gaaccTGCTCCGATGACAGAGGATCTGTTGGAAGAGCAGTCAGAGGTTCTGGCCAAACTGGGCACATCAGCTGAAGGTACACACCTGCGTGCACGGATGCAGAGTGCCTGTCTACTCTCTGACATGGAGTCCTTTAAG GCGGCCAACCCGGGCTGTGTTCTGGAGGACTTTGTGCGCTGGTATTCGCCCCGCGATTACgtagaggaggaggtggcggaTGAGAAGGGTGACATGGTAGTGAAGGGCAGTCTTAGTCCCAGGATGAAGATCCCAGGCAACATGTGGGTGGAAGCGTGGGACACGGCCAGAGTGATACCTGTACGCCGCCAGAAAAGACTCTTTGATGATACTAAGGAGGCTGAGaag GTGCTGCATTATTTGGCGTTACAGAAGCCTGCAGATCTGACCCGCCATCTCCTGCCGTGCATAATTCATGCTGCTATTCTGAAGTTAAAAGAGGAGG aGTTGGTAGAAGATATTCCGTCGGTCAAGAAAAGCATTCAGCAGGCGATATCTCAAGCCTGTAAGCTGCTTCACCCCTACAACCAAGACAGCAAGAAGTTGGAG AGTTGGTCGCGCATTAACCAGAGGTCCGTGCTTCATCCCCGT GATTTCATCAACCAGCTGATATCCATGGAGATAGCCATCACCCGAGCTCGCTCACTCAAGGCCAAGTTTGCTGTCAATGACGCCGAGAAAGGAGAGAACAGGGATGAATTGGAGAA GTTTGTGGGCTCACTGTTGGAGGAACCAGAGGTCGTAGTCATAGGAGCAGGTCAGGGCCCGGCTGGCAGCATCATTCACAGGCTGTTTGTCAACTCTCAGAGG CTGACTGACTTCACCAGTGATGAG
- the rab3gap1 gene encoding rab3 GTPase-activating protein catalytic subunit isoform X2, translating to MAADSDPESEVFEITDFTTASEWERFVSRIEEVLNDWKLIGNSAGRLPVEKGEYNRCSWGEKAQEINFADFKFLITHYFLIEEQETNDEKDKHEEDAFPLAMQDLLCMNNDFPPRAHCLVRWYGVREFVVITPGTNCEAVISESKCNLLHSSISISLANSGCQVPVFVQIQQKWRKMYAGECQGPGVRTDFEMVHLRKVPSQYNHLSGLLDIFKSKIGCNLSPQPPVNIAIRFTYILQDWQQHSWPQQPPDFDTLLGSEVGGVEFGKLPFGACEEPISELHLATTWPHLTEGIVVDNEVYSDLDPVQAPHWSVRVRAAENPQCLLGDLLTEFLKLGGRKESTEEVLGRRMVEDDGKENSDISSALSKLTEPTATVPISKLSVSNMVHSARKHIRRHRRNDESPLNADVLNSVLLYLFPDAAVEKSSDNSKNKAAKINSCGKVDQDKNSDYNLFLQLKSAPSDSLTFRLALCVCLVNYNHGGLRAVAHLWQEFVLELRYRWENNYLIYGLTGGSPDLRCCLLHQKLQMLNCCIERRRARDEARKLQDDNKERERKVSGGGPNSSQRPESATLTATAAGSTKEVSPGKSWDSWSDSEEEFFECLSDQGEAEAQHNDGEKNGSKTKPEGRLHPFNNMTLLNLSEPLYVPVTQEPAPMTEDLLEEQSEVLAKLGTSAEGTHLRARMQSACLLSDMESFKAANPGCVLEDFVRWYSPRDYVEEEVADEKGDMVVKGSLSPRMKIPGNMWVEAWDTARVIPVRRQKRLFDDTKEAEKVLHYLALQKPADLTRHLLPCIIHAAILKLKEEELVEDIPSVKKSIQQAISQACKLLHPYNQDSKKLESWSRINQRSVLHPRDFINQLISMEIAITRARSLKAKFAVNDAEKGENRDELEKFVGSLLEEPEVVVIGAGQGPAGSIIHRLFVNSQRAALLSPLDEDSGSDRKSTGGSNKVPDFPSPAGREILLRTCVPRPAPYSKPLPQRLFCVLMREEFRLAGAFSLDTSFF from the exons ATGGCTGCCGACAGTGAC CCCGAGTCTGAGGTGTTTGAGATCACCGACTTCACCACAGCGTCGGAGTGGGAACG GTTTGTGTCAAGAATCGAGGAAGTGCTTAATGACTGGAAGCTGATTGGTAATTCTGCAGGACGGTTGCCCGTAGAAAAG GGTGAATACAACAGATGCTCCTGGGGCGAGAAAGCTCAAGAAATAAATTTCGCTGACTTTAAGTTCTTAATAACTCACTACTTCCTGATAGAAGAACAGGAGACGAACGATGAGAAGGACAAGCATGAGGAAG ATGCCTTCCCCTTGGCAATGCAGGACCTTCTGTGTATGAATAATGATTTCCCTCCTCGAGCCCACTGTCTGGTCAGATG GTATGGTGTACGAGAATTTGTGGTCATCACCCCTGGAACTAACTGTGAGGCCGTCATCAGCGAGTCAAAATGCAATCTGCTCCACAGCTCCATCTCCATTTCTCTGGCCAACAGTGGCTG CCAGGTCCCAGTGTTTGTTCAGATCCAGCAGAAGTGGAGGAAGATGTATGCCGGCGAGTGTCAGGGACCAGGTGTGCGCACTGACTTTGAGATGGTCCACCTCCGGAAGGTGCCGAGTCAGTACAACCACCTGTCTGGCCTGCTTGACATCTTCAAGTCTAAGATA GGTTGTAACCTGTCACCTCAACCACCGGTCAACATTGCAATCCGTTTTACCTACATTCTCCAGGATTGGCAGCAGCATTCGTGGCCACAGCAGCCTCCAG ACTTTGACACACTTCTTGGCAGTGAAGTGGGAGGAGTGGAGTTTGGGAAGCTTCCCTTTGGAGCCTGTGAGGAGCCGATCAG TGAACTTCATCTTGCAACCACTTGGCCTCACCTGACAGAGGGCATAGTCGTGGACAACGAAGTCTACAG TGACCTTGACCCCGTCCAAGCTCCTCACTGGTCAGTCCGAGTCAGGGCGGCAGaaaaccctcagtgtttgctgg gtgacttactaaccGAGTTCTTGAAGCTTGGTGGTAGGAAAGAATCAACAGAAGAAGTTCTTGGAAGACGAATGGTTGAAGACGATGGAAAAG AAAATAGTGACATCAGCTCTGCATTATCAAAGCTAACAGAGCCGACAGCAACGGTGCCAATCTCTAAACTGTCCGTCTCCAATATGGTGCACAGCGCCAGAAAACACATCAGGCGCCACAGACGCAACGATGAGTCGCCCCTCAACGCTGATGTATTAAATTCTGTCCTTCTG taTCTCTTTCCTGACGCTGCGGTGGAGAAGTCGTCAGACAACAGCAAGAACAAAGCTGCAAAGATAAACTCTTGTGGGAAAGTCGACCAAGATAAAAACTCTGACTAT AACCTTTTCCTCCAGCTGAAGTCAGCGCCCAGTGACAGTCTGACCTTCCGcctggcactgtgtgtgtgtctggtgaaCTATAATCACGGTGGACTGCGGGCCGTCGCCCACCTCTGGCAGGAGTTTGTGCTAGAGTTGCGTTACCGCTGGGAAAACAACTACCTCATTTATGG CCTGACTGGAGGATCTCCTGACCTTCGCTGTTGTCTTTTACATCAGAAGCTCCAG ATGCTGAACTGCTGCATTGAGAGGAGGAGGGCCAGGGATGAAGCTCGCAAGCTGCAAGACGataacaaagagagagagcgcaaaGTGTCAGGCGGCGGCCCGAACAGCAGCCAGAGACCGGAGTCCGCGACGTTAACGGCGACAGCAGCCGGCTCGACGAAGGAGGTGTCCCCGGGAAAGTCCTGGGACTCGTGGAGCGACAGCGAGGAGGAGTTCTTTGAGTGCCTCAGTGATCAGGGGGAGGCCGAAGCTCAGCATAACGACGGCGAAAAGAACGGAAGTAAAACCAAACCTGAGGGCAGACTGCACCCTTTTAACAACATGACTCTACTCAACTTGTCAGAACCTCTCTATGTTCCCGTTACACAG gaaccTGCTCCGATGACAGAGGATCTGTTGGAAGAGCAGTCAGAGGTTCTGGCCAAACTGGGCACATCAGCTGAAGGTACACACCTGCGTGCACGGATGCAGAGTGCCTGTCTACTCTCTGACATGGAGTCCTTTAAG GCGGCCAACCCGGGCTGTGTTCTGGAGGACTTTGTGCGCTGGTATTCGCCCCGCGATTACgtagaggaggaggtggcggaTGAGAAGGGTGACATGGTAGTGAAGGGCAGTCTTAGTCCCAGGATGAAGATCCCAGGCAACATGTGGGTGGAAGCGTGGGACACGGCCAGAGTGATACCTGTACGCCGCCAGAAAAGACTCTTTGATGATACTAAGGAGGCTGAGaag GTGCTGCATTATTTGGCGTTACAGAAGCCTGCAGATCTGACCCGCCATCTCCTGCCGTGCATAATTCATGCTGCTATTCTGAAGTTAAAAGAGGAGG aGTTGGTAGAAGATATTCCGTCGGTCAAGAAAAGCATTCAGCAGGCGATATCTCAAGCCTGTAAGCTGCTTCACCCCTACAACCAAGACAGCAAGAAGTTGGAG AGTTGGTCGCGCATTAACCAGAGGTCCGTGCTTCATCCCCGT GATTTCATCAACCAGCTGATATCCATGGAGATAGCCATCACCCGAGCTCGCTCACTCAAGGCCAAGTTTGCTGTCAATGACGCCGAGAAAGGAGAGAACAGGGATGAATTGGAGAA GTTTGTGGGCTCACTGTTGGAGGAACCAGAGGTCGTAGTCATAGGAGCAGGTCAGGGCCCGGCTGGCAGCATCATTCACAGGCTGTTTGTCAACTCTCAGAGG